One stretch of Campylobacter sp. CCS1377 DNA includes these proteins:
- a CDS encoding DNA-deoxyinosine glycosylase yields MSEFATHPFEPFFDENSKILILGSFPSVKSKEFGFYYQHPRNRFWGILEKLFDTELKTIQTQKAFLKQEKIALWDIIASCKIKNSDDKTISFAKANDLNLILNQANIGAIFTTGKIAYKLFQKFYPNLQAISLPSSSPANLNFSFEQLLQEYQVIKRFL; encoded by the coding sequence GTGAGTGAGTTTGCGACTCATCCTTTTGAACCTTTTTTTGATGAGAATTCTAAAATTTTAATTTTAGGTTCTTTTCCTTCTGTAAAATCTAAAGAATTTGGATTTTACTATCAACACCCAAGAAATCGTTTTTGGGGTATACTTGAAAAACTTTTTGATACCGAGTTAAAAACCATTCAGACACAAAAGGCTTTTTTAAAACAAGAAAAAATAGCACTTTGGGATATTATCGCAAGTTGTAAAATTAAAAATTCAGACGATAAAACAATAAGTTTTGCAAAAGCCAATGATTTAAATTTAATTTTAAATCAAGCAAATATAGGAGCTATTTTCACAACAGGAAAAATAGCTTATAAACTTTTTCAAAAATTTTATCCTAATTTGCAAGCCATTTCTTTGCCTTCAAGCTCTCCAGCAAATTTAAATTTTTCCTTTGAGCAATTGTTGCAAGAATATCAAGTGATTAAAAGATTTCTATAA
- a CDS encoding LTA synthase family protein has protein sequence MYGSKIDIFIFGLKDDDTNAILSIIFDDYPIIKIIFLALFFGVFAFWLNIKIMHLKFKAIKLNKYLFVVLNLFLIYAYIIALRGHFTYNALRASSYEFSIIKAFNEISTNPLMALSWAYKEYRGQQHFKSVDLAELKDFEKELFTMFDSTYKNANHAKNHIYLNILESFGLNMLEFSNEKHNLLGRLDRHFKEDFVFKRFLSSANNTIESLNRLVFLSPNIISNGLMQKKILKYTPLQVYKNAGYDIVFVYSGNASWYNLGNYFRYQGADLIIDENTLMSEFSEVRATKHKYGIADEFMYKKIYSIFKNATKPTLVISLSISTHRPYVHESKEKLFDENLVEKEILDQFIIKNPKNALKTYAYANDEFGKFLDLVKGSDFKENIIIAATGDHRFRDIKMDLNHEKAFAYSVPFYLYVPKKLQDNIYYDKNRIGSHKDIFPTLYNLTLSEVEYLSLGGKSMLLKPENKRLEFGFNEMVWMDENGVYSNDKGYYFENNSTIKDTNKAFELDIYHKDFAKLYKEFNLYQLAYRLGIAK, from the coding sequence ATGTATGGAAGTAAAATAGACATTTTTATCTTTGGTTTAAAAGATGATGATACAAATGCTATTTTGTCTATAATTTTTGATGATTATCCTATTATTAAAATTATCTTTTTAGCGTTATTCTTTGGTGTTTTTGCTTTTTGGTTAAATATAAAAATAATGCATTTAAAATTTAAAGCAATAAAACTCAATAAATATTTATTTGTCGTATTAAATTTGTTTCTTATTTATGCTTATATAATTGCATTAAGAGGGCATTTTACTTATAATGCTTTAAGAGCTTCAAGCTATGAGTTTAGCATCATAAAAGCTTTTAATGAAATTTCTACAAATCCTCTTATGGCATTATCATGGGCCTATAAGGAGTATAGAGGGCAGCAGCATTTTAAAAGCGTTGATTTAGCAGAGCTTAAAGATTTTGAAAAAGAGCTTTTTACTATGTTTGATAGTACTTATAAAAATGCAAATCATGCGAAAAATCATATATATTTAAATATTTTAGAAAGCTTTGGCTTAAATATGTTGGAATTTAGCAATGAAAAACATAATTTGTTAGGAAGACTTGATAGGCATTTTAAAGAAGATTTTGTCTTTAAAAGATTTTTATCTAGTGCAAATAATACTATAGAAAGTTTAAATCGTTTAGTTTTTTTAAGTCCAAATATCATATCAAACGGCTTAATGCAAAAGAAAATTTTAAAATATACTCCTTTGCAGGTATATAAAAATGCAGGCTATGATATAGTTTTTGTTTATAGTGGTAATGCCTCTTGGTATAATCTTGGGAATTATTTTAGGTATCAAGGGGCTGATTTAATTATAGATGAAAATACCTTGATGAGTGAATTTAGTGAGGTTAGAGCAACAAAACACAAATACGGAATTGCTGATGAGTTTATGTACAAAAAGATTTATTCTATTTTTAAAAACGCCACAAAGCCAACTTTAGTGATTTCCTTAAGCATTTCAACGCATCGTCCTTATGTACATGAGAGCAAGGAAAAATTATTTGATGAAAATTTGGTAGAAAAAGAAATTTTAGATCAATTTATCATTAAAAATCCTAAAAATGCTTTAAAAACCTATGCGTATGCTAATGATGAATTTGGTAAATTTTTAGATCTTGTAAAGGGTAGTGATTTTAAAGAAAATATTATTATTGCTGCAACAGGCGATCATCGTTTTAGGGATATAAAAATGGACTTAAATCATGAAAAAGCTTTTGCTTATAGCGTGCCATTTTATCTTTATGTGCCAAAAAAATTACAAGATAATATTTATTATGATAAAAATCGTATAGGTTCACATAAGGACATTTTTCCAACGCTTTATAATTTAACTTTAAGCGAAGTAGAGTATTTGAGTTTGGGTGGAAAAAGTATGCTTTTAAAGCCAGAAAATAAAAGATTAGAATTTGGTTTTAATGAAATGGTTTGGATGGATGAAAATGGAGTTTATAGCAATGATAAGGGTTATTACTTTGAAAATAATTCTACGATAAAAGATACAAATAAGGCTTTTGAGCTAGATATTTATCATAAGGACTTTGCTAAATTATATAAAGAGTTTAACTTGTATCAATTAGCTTATCGCTTAGGCATTGCAAAATGA
- a CDS encoding MFS transporter: MNHFQKTLLICWFGVFTTSMGLSQIAPILPLFMRELGLVKLSDISFYSGLAFGITPLGMAIFSPLWAYLGAKYGYKNMLLRASFGMSILSLWLSFANSATEVVLIRALTGIISGFTSAAVVFIAVISPKEKVAYALGTLSTASISGSLIGPLFGGFIAEFFSIRFVFDLIAFLIACSFITIFIFIKENKNQKELKKYNEDTKTNKTLIAILFITTFIIQFGTFGSIPMLSIFVGEIYQGEYLAFWTGIVVAASGISNLFFAPKLGKIADKIGPSKVIFSSLVFCGICFYLQNLALNIYSLIIFRLLIGVGLGGLLPCVNALLKKSVSAKNLSVIFGFNQSAQFIGNFVGAFGSGIIGSHFGVKIVFISVALLFILNAILFFIFERKYIFSKKL; this comes from the coding sequence ATGAATCATTTTCAAAAAACTTTATTAATATGTTGGTTTGGGGTTTTTACCACAAGTATGGGGCTTAGTCAAATCGCTCCAATTTTACCCTTGTTTATGAGAGAACTAGGACTTGTCAAACTTAGTGATATTAGCTTTTATTCTGGGCTTGCCTTTGGCATTACTCCGCTAGGAATGGCTATATTTTCTCCACTTTGGGCATATTTGGGTGCAAAATATGGATACAAAAATATGCTTTTAAGGGCTAGCTTTGGGATGTCTATTTTAAGTTTATGGCTTAGCTTTGCTAATAGTGCCACAGAAGTGGTTTTAATCCGTGCTTTAACGGGCATTATTTCAGGCTTTACCTCAGCAGCAGTTGTTTTTATTGCTGTTATTTCACCCAAAGAAAAAGTTGCTTATGCACTAGGAACGCTTTCTACAGCTTCAATTAGTGGAAGTTTAATTGGGCCTTTATTTGGAGGGTTTATTGCGGAATTTTTTAGTATCAGATTTGTTTTTGATCTCATAGCTTTTTTGATCGCTTGTTCTTTCATTACAATTTTTATATTTATCAAAGAAAATAAAAACCAAAAAGAACTCAAAAAATACAACGAAGATACAAAAACAAACAAGACCCTTATTGCTATACTTTTTATCACTACTTTTATCATACAATTTGGCACTTTTGGAAGCATTCCCATGCTAAGCATTTTTGTTGGCGAAATTTATCAAGGAGAATATTTGGCCTTTTGGACAGGTATAGTTGTCGCAGCAAGTGGGATAAGTAATTTATTTTTCGCACCAAAATTAGGAAAAATTGCTGATAAAATCGGTCCTAGCAAGGTTATATTTAGCTCTTTGGTATTTTGCGGAATTTGTTTTTATTTGCAAAACTTAGCCTTAAATATTTATAGCCTCATCATCTTTCGTTTGCTTATAGGTGTAGGGCTTGGCGGACTTTTACCTTGTGTTAATGCTTTACTTAAAAAAAGTGTGAGTGCAAAAAATTTAAGCGTCATTTTTGGTTTTAATCAAAGTGCACAATTCATAGGAAATTTCGTAGGAGCCTTTGGTAGTGGTATCATAGGCTCTCATTTTGGTGTAAAAATTGTTTTTATCAGCGTTGCCTTGCTTTTTATCCTTAATGCTATTTTATTTTTCATTTTTGAAAGAAAATATATTTTTTCAAAAAAATTGTAA
- a CDS encoding low molecular weight protein-tyrosine-phosphatase, with protein sequence MKKITFVCLGNICRSPMAEFVMKDLIKKANLEEKFSITSAGTSGEHDGEGMHRGTKNKLVSLNIEHQNFTSKRLTQKLCDESDFLITMDNSNFNHVIKNFQGVKNKTFKIIDFAKNLGYDEVPDPWYSGNFDETYEIISKACKNFLQSLEDEI encoded by the coding sequence ATGAAAAAAATAACTTTTGTATGTTTGGGAAATATTTGCCGTTCACCTATGGCAGAATTTGTTATGAAAGATTTAATTAAAAAAGCGAATTTAGAAGAGAAATTTAGCATTACAAGTGCAGGAACTTCTGGAGAGCACGATGGAGAAGGAATGCACAGAGGCACTAAAAATAAACTTGTAAGCTTAAATATAGAGCATCAAAATTTTACGAGCAAACGACTGACTCAAAAGCTTTGTGATGAAAGCGATTTTTTAATTACTATGGATAATTCCAATTTTAATCATGTTATAAAGAATTTTCAAGGAGTAAAAAATAAAACTTTTAAAATTATTGATTTTGCTAAGAATTTGGGCTATGATGAGGTCCCAGATCCTTGGTATAGTGGAAATTTTGATGAAACTTATGAGATTATTTCTAAGGCCTGCAAAAACTTTTTGCAAAGCCTAGAAGATGAAATTTAG
- a CDS encoding RNA degradosome polyphosphate kinase yields the protein MQTQPTMFLNRELSWLRFNSRVLDQCSKSIPLLEKLKFIAIYCTNLDEFYMIRVAGLKQLFAAGANASSSDEMTPLTQLKEIRKYLSREKNLLETYFTQITKDLEKENLFIKHYEELDTNLKIKCDEYFFSHIFPVIVPIAVDTTHPFPHLNNLSFSLAVKLCDNAHPELIKFGMIRIPRVLPRFYEASSNVYVPIESIVHRHAEEIFPGYKLLAAAAFRVTRNADITIEEEEADDFMMILEQGLKLRRKGAFVRLQIQKDADEQIVEFLTSHMKIFHKDMYEYSILLNLPSLWQIVGNKTFTHLLSPLYTPKVLPPFDENLSIFDAIDKEDVLILQPFESFDPVYKFIKEASKDPEVISIRMTLYRVEKNSNIVQALIDAASDGKQVTVMVELKARFDEENNLHWAKALENAGAHVIYGITGFKVHAKVSQVIRKQGEKLKFYIHLSTGNYNASSAKIYTDVSYFTSKAEFARDTTSFFHILSGFSKNRRLQTLSMSPNQIKEKILEMINTEAQKGEDGVIIAKMNSLVDSDVIKALYEASNKGVKIDLIIRGICCLRPNAEYSKNIRVRSIIGKYLEHARIFYFKHSEPNYFISSADWMPRNLERRLELMTPIYDERSKAKLAQILRLELSDNALAYELDNEGEYHKIIPKENEKILDSQQTLEDYVSKIYKTLKKDTDQTRATHLASKLFKES from the coding sequence ATGCAAACACAACCTACTATGTTTTTAAATCGAGAGCTTTCTTGGTTAAGATTCAATTCTCGTGTTTTAGATCAATGCTCTAAATCCATTCCTTTGCTAGAAAAACTTAAATTTATAGCAATTTATTGTACAAATTTAGATGAATTTTATATGATAAGAGTGGCAGGATTAAAGCAGCTTTTTGCAGCAGGAGCAAATGCTAGTAGTAGCGACGAAATGACACCTTTAACACAATTAAAAGAAATTCGCAAATACCTAAGTAGAGAAAAAAATTTATTAGAAACTTATTTCACTCAAATCACCAAAGATCTCGAAAAAGAAAATTTATTTATCAAACATTATGAAGAATTGGATACAAATTTAAAAATTAAATGTGATGAATATTTCTTCTCGCATATTTTTCCAGTTATTGTCCCAATAGCTGTCGATACCACACATCCTTTTCCACATCTTAATAATCTTTCTTTTTCTTTAGCTGTTAAACTTTGCGATAACGCGCACCCTGAACTTATCAAATTTGGAATGATTAGAATTCCACGCGTTTTGCCACGTTTTTACGAAGCAAGCTCAAATGTCTATGTTCCTATTGAAAGCATAGTTCATCGTCATGCAGAAGAAATTTTTCCAGGTTATAAACTTTTAGCCGCAGCTGCTTTTAGGGTTACAAGAAATGCTGATATTACCATCGAAGAAGAAGAAGCTGATGATTTTATGATGATACTAGAACAAGGCTTAAAACTTCGTAGAAAAGGTGCTTTTGTGCGTTTGCAAATTCAAAAAGATGCGGATGAGCAAATCGTTGAATTTTTAACAAGTCATATGAAAATTTTTCACAAAGATATGTATGAGTATTCCATACTACTTAATCTACCAAGCCTTTGGCAAATCGTTGGAAATAAAACCTTTACTCACCTTTTAAGTCCGCTTTATACGCCAAAAGTCTTACCTCCTTTTGATGAAAATTTATCTATTTTTGATGCAATCGACAAAGAAGATGTCTTGATTTTGCAGCCTTTTGAAAGCTTTGATCCTGTATATAAATTCATTAAAGAAGCCAGCAAAGATCCCGAAGTTATATCCATAAGAATGACGCTATATAGAGTAGAAAAAAATTCAAACATCGTCCAAGCCCTAATCGATGCAGCAAGTGATGGCAAACAAGTAACGGTTATGGTTGAGTTAAAAGCACGCTTTGATGAAGAAAACAACTTGCATTGGGCAAAGGCTTTAGAAAATGCAGGTGCACATGTTATTTATGGAATCACCGGCTTTAAAGTCCACGCCAAGGTTTCGCAAGTCATACGCAAACAAGGTGAAAAGCTTAAATTTTATATACATTTAAGTACGGGAAATTACAATGCAAGCAGTGCAAAAATTTACACTGATGTAAGTTATTTTACTAGCAAGGCTGAATTTGCCAGAGATACAACAAGTTTCTTTCATATCTTATCAGGTTTTAGCAAAAATCGTCGTTTGCAAACCCTATCTATGAGTCCAAATCAAATCAAAGAAAAAATATTAGAAATGATTAACACAGAAGCACAAAAAGGCGAAGATGGTGTAATTATCGCCAAAATGAATTCCCTTGTTGATAGCGATGTCATCAAAGCTCTTTATGAGGCATCAAATAAGGGTGTTAAAATCGATCTTATTATCCGCGGAATTTGCTGCCTAAGACCAAATGCAGAGTATAGTAAAAACATACGCGTTAGAAGCATTATAGGCAAATACCTTGAACACGCAAGAATATTTTACTTCAAGCACAGTGAGCCAAATTATTTTATCTCGAGTGCGGATTGGATGCCAAGAAATTTAGAACGCCGTTTAGAATTAATGACTCCTATATATGATGAAAGAAGTAAGGCAAAACTGGCTCAAATTTTGCGTTTAGAGCTTAGCGATAATGCCCTAGCTTACGAGCTTGACAATGAAGGGGAATACCACAAAATTATTCCAAAAGAAAATGAGAAAATTTTAGATTCCCAACAAACACTAGAAGATTATGTCAGTAAAATTTATAAAACTCTCAAAAAAGATACGGATCAAACTCGCGCAACCCATCTTGCTTCTAAGCTTTTCAAAGAAAGCTAA
- the nrfH gene encoding cytochrome c nitrite reductase small subunit — protein sequence MEQGRRFDLKKAFGKLFSIFLLLLLVLFVVGAYTFYNAKGMSYFSDASESCNNCHIMNEVYNDYLKASHSQKIAGKPRASCNDCHLPHDFVDKWIAKAQSGLGHAYAFTFKLNELPANLSANAKSKAMIQDNCVRCHSEMATNVINASTNPHKDNSLNCVSCHVGVGHTRGF from the coding sequence ATGGAGCAAGGAAGGAGGTTTGATTTGAAGAAAGCATTTGGAAAACTTTTTTCTATTTTCTTACTTTTGCTTTTGGTTTTATTTGTTGTGGGTGCTTATACATTTTATAATGCCAAAGGAATGTCGTATTTTAGTGATGCAAGTGAATCTTGTAATAATTGCCATATTATGAATGAGGTTTACAATGACTATTTAAAGGCTTCGCATTCTCAAAAAATAGCAGGTAAACCAAGAGCAAGTTGTAATGATTGTCATTTGCCACATGATTTTGTGGATAAGTGGATTGCAAAGGCACAAAGTGGGTTGGGGCATGCTTATGCTTTTACTTTTAAGTTAAATGAGTTACCCGCAAATTTAAGTGCAAATGCTAAAAGCAAAGCAATGATTCAAGATAATTGCGTGCGTTGTCATTCTGAAATGGCTACAAATGTTATCAATGCAAGCACTAATCCTCATAAGGATAATTCTTTAAATTGTGTATCTTGCCATGTGGGTGTAGGACATACACGCGGATTTTAA
- a CDS encoding ammonia-forming cytochrome c nitrite reductase subunit c552, which yields MSKKGFLWSAIIILVLIIAAVLWLNKDIEQKQNEGVGGVLSKNFVEMSDDNPTFDHWGQNFPDYLDMYLTVEKEQPVATEFGGNLSYSKLTRYPQLTVLWAGYPFSVDFNEERGHFWVQVDQMDTARNNKDFLNSHGLAGFGGQPTACMNCHSGWTPWLLKNVAKDDWIAFNSTKYWTMIKNVPAVNGITPNSPEHSGPHGGKRMGVTCADCHNPNDMSLRLTRPAAINALVARGYEKDPIQGVKATREEMRTLVCSQCHVEYYFKPTGTKVKVMGESITNDSSKKWWNGTQKTYDEVDSWRDGNAPTQIEVDGLELVFPWSEWKKGQPFRIEMFDEYYEKVRSVFDKDWSHKYTEAPMLKIQHPESELYSGGVHAANGVSCADCHMPYVRKGAKKMTQHNITSPLQDINAACKTCHTQSEDYLKKQIKDIQNSVAYDLRKAEYALVSLINDTKILREELAKLDAYKQDTKAKISKELNEVLELQRKAQMRADFVGAENSTGFHNPREASRMLLQAIDMARIAQTKLVEIALANGIKDFKTSNLGFEDMQKLNPGELHYKVDLNGNKAGDRYYKHDNVNGNTPKELLEHDKNLVPYNYQIIDQK from the coding sequence ATGAGTAAAAAAGGTTTTTTATGGAGTGCAATTATTATTCTTGTTCTTATAATTGCAGCAGTTTTATGGCTTAATAAAGACATAGAACAAAAACAAAATGAAGGTGTTGGCGGTGTGCTTTCTAAAAATTTTGTAGAAATGAGTGATGATAATCCTACTTTTGATCATTGGGGTCAAAATTTTCCAGATTATTTAGATATGTATTTAACTGTTGAAAAAGAGCAGCCTGTTGCGACTGAATTTGGTGGAAATTTATCTTATTCAAAATTAACGCGTTATCCGCAACTTACAGTTCTTTGGGCGGGATATCCTTTTAGCGTTGATTTCAATGAAGAAAGAGGGCATTTTTGGGTTCAAGTTGATCAAATGGATACAGCAAGAAATAACAAAGACTTCTTAAATTCTCATGGACTTGCAGGATTTGGTGGTCAACCAACGGCTTGTATGAATTGTCATAGTGGGTGGACTCCTTGGCTTTTGAAAAATGTCGCAAAAGATGATTGGATAGCTTTTAACTCTACTAAGTATTGGACTATGATTAAAAATGTTCCTGCGGTAAATGGTATCACACCAAATTCACCTGAGCACTCAGGGCCACATGGAGGCAAAAGAATGGGTGTAACTTGTGCAGATTGTCACAATCCAAATGATATGAGTTTAAGACTTACTCGTCCAGCAGCTATAAATGCTTTGGTTGCTAGAGGCTATGAAAAAGATCCTATCCAAGGCGTTAAAGCTACAAGAGAAGAGATGAGAACTTTGGTTTGTTCTCAATGCCATGTGGAGTATTATTTTAAACCAACTGGAACTAAGGTTAAAGTAATGGGAGAGAGTATTACTAATGATAGTTCTAAAAAATGGTGGAATGGCACACAAAAAACTTATGATGAAGTTGACTCTTGGAGAGATGGCAATGCACCTACGCAAATTGAAGTAGATGGTCTGGAATTAGTTTTCCCTTGGTCTGAGTGGAAAAAGGGGCAACCATTTAGAATAGAAATGTTTGATGAGTATTATGAAAAAGTAAGATCTGTTTTTGATAAAGATTGGTCTCATAAATATACAGAAGCACCTATGCTTAAAATTCAACATCCAGAAAGTGAGCTTTATAGTGGTGGCGTGCATGCAGCAAATGGTGTAAGCTGTGCGGATTGTCATATGCCTTATGTTAGAAAAGGTGCAAAGAAAATGACTCAGCATAATATCACTTCTCCTTTACAAGACATCAACGCGGCCTGCAAGACTTGTCATACTCAAAGCGAAGATTATCTTAAAAAGCAAATCAAAGATATACAAAATTCTGTAGCTTATGATTTAAGAAAAGCAGAATATGCACTTGTAAGTTTGATTAACGATACTAAGATTTTAAGAGAAGAGCTTGCAAAATTAGACGCTTATAAGCAAGATACTAAGGCTAAAATTTCTAAAGAACTTAATGAAGTTTTAGAGCTTCAAAGAAAAGCTCAAATGAGAGCTGATTTTGTGGGTGCTGAAAATTCAACAGGATTTCATAATCCACGCGAAGCTTCAAGAATGCTTTTACAAGCCATTGATATGGCTAGAATAGCACAAACCAAGCTTGTAGAAATTGCATTGGCTAATGGCATAAAAGATTTTAAAACTTCAAATTTAGGTTTTGAGGATATGCAAAAGCTAAATCCAGGCGAGCTTCATTATAAGGTGGATTTAAATGGTAATAAAGCCGGAGATCGTTATTATAAGCATGATAATGTTAATGGCAATACACCAAAAGAACTTTTAGAGCACGATAAAAATTTAGTGCCTTATAATTATCAAATTATTGATCAAAAATAA
- a CDS encoding GDSL-type esterase/lipase family protein, whose protein sequence is MKNINLLIFIFYIFSLSACANASNFKAEQILNTKSNLHNFTSDEKLQNFKEKFQKKQDLKIRIFGDSHIAADFFSGELRNLIFQNNSIGFTYPLQPEYHQNTNLSYKNKGFIILNSKNNDKNISYPLGGIIAQAQKKDAYIELNTKLNNKFKIGILFKSPNTDKAFQINDAKKQNFILQSPMAQKWTYKELENVSFPLKIQALQKNVSLGGYFIYKQYNNNFIDILGINGASSTLWLRWNEKTLKHELKILNNDFIMLVYGSNDILLPGFSKANFKKNYKKLIQILKENNPRAIITLVTPPTLAKKDEKNSLLKQKFKEAKNAIYELAKEEELLVFDTNEFIEQSGGKNVWIKHDLSLKDVHLTIQGYKMMANKFYKDLKALLK, encoded by the coding sequence ATGAAAAACATTAATTTATTGATTTTTATTTTTTATATATTTAGCCTATCAGCTTGTGCAAATGCGAGTAATTTTAAAGCCGAACAAATTTTAAACACAAAAAGTAATTTGCATAATTTTACTTCAGATGAAAAATTACAGAATTTCAAAGAAAAATTTCAAAAAAAACAAGATTTAAAAATCAGAATTTTCGGAGACTCGCATATTGCAGCAGACTTTTTCTCAGGAGAACTTCGCAATTTAATATTCCAAAACAATTCAATAGGTTTTACTTATCCTTTACAACCTGAGTATCATCAAAACACAAATCTTAGCTACAAAAATAAAGGTTTTATCATTTTAAATTCAAAAAACAACGATAAAAATATAAGCTATCCTTTAGGTGGCATCATTGCACAAGCTCAAAAAAAAGATGCATATATAGAATTAAACACTAAGTTAAATAATAAATTTAAAATAGGCATACTCTTTAAAAGCCCTAATACTGATAAAGCTTTTCAAATCAATGATGCAAAAAAACAAAATTTTATACTTCAAAGCCCCATGGCCCAAAAATGGACTTATAAAGAATTGGAGAATGTTTCCTTTCCTCTTAAAATTCAAGCACTGCAAAAAAATGTTTCGCTGGGCGGATATTTTATTTACAAACAATACAATAATAATTTCATAGATATCCTAGGTATTAATGGCGCAAGCTCAACTCTATGGTTAAGATGGAATGAAAAAACACTTAAACATGAATTAAAAATTTTAAATAATGATTTCATCATGCTAGTTTATGGTTCAAATGACATTTTACTTCCTGGTTTTTCAAAAGCAAATTTTAAGAAAAACTACAAAAAACTCATTCAAATTCTTAAAGAAAATAATCCAAGGGCTATCATCACTCTTGTAACCCCTCCTACTTTGGCTAAAAAAGATGAAAAGAATTCCCTTTTAAAGCAAAAATTTAAAGAGGCTAAAAATGCCATTTATGAGCTTGCAAAAGAAGAAGAGTTGTTGGTTTTTGATACCAATGAATTTATAGAACAAAGTGGTGGAAAAAATGTTTGGATAAAACATGATTTATCCTTAAAAGATGTCCATCTAACAATTCAAGGCTATAAGATGATGGCAAATAAATTTTATAAGGATTTAAAAGCTTTATTAAAATAA
- a CDS encoding DUF459 domain-containing protein, with protein MKIIQFLFILVITFILVNIAMHKSINNYLEQKYHFDSTNDENFSITDLNLSIQQKNNIQKTKKSEKKINILPNEEFLFIGDSLMQGVAISLAKDLKKYNIKSINLSKQSTGLTYKSFFDWNKTTNQAFENNKNIKYLVVLLGANDPWDFRKKGKSYHFNSKEWQEIYAQRINEIINIAKENNATLFWYEIPPVKDTKLNQKLQILNELYRVQLEKQDEIFIQTTQTMSKDRVFSSYVKNENNKSIKIRANDGIHFTQKGSELMSKLLLKYLILKERNEKH; from the coding sequence ATGAAAATCATTCAATTTTTATTTATTTTAGTTATCACTTTTATACTTGTTAATATTGCAATGCATAAGAGTATTAATAATTATCTTGAACAAAAATATCATTTTGACTCTACAAATGATGAAAACTTTAGCATAACAGATTTAAATTTAAGCATTCAACAAAAAAACAATATTCAAAAGACAAAAAAAAGCGAAAAGAAAATCAATATATTGCCAAATGAAGAATTTTTATTCATCGGAGATTCTTTAATGCAAGGAGTAGCTATAAGCTTAGCCAAGGATTTAAAAAAATACAATATCAAAAGCATAAATTTAAGCAAACAAAGCACAGGACTCACCTATAAAAGTTTTTTCGATTGGAATAAAACTACAAACCAGGCCTTTGAAAATAATAAAAATATCAAATATTTAGTTGTTTTACTAGGCGCAAATGATCCTTGGGATTTTAGAAAAAAAGGCAAATCTTATCATTTTAATAGCAAAGAATGGCAAGAAATTTACGCCCAAAGAATTAATGAAATCATTAACATTGCTAAAGAAAATAACGCCACATTATTTTGGTATGAAATTCCTCCTGTCAAAGATACAAAATTAAATCAAAAACTTCAAATTCTCAATGAACTCTACCGAGTGCAGCTAGAAAAACAAGATGAGATATTCATACAAACAACACAAACTATGAGTAAAGATAGAGTATTTTCAAGTTATGTTAAAAACGAAAATAATAAAAGCATAAAAATCAGAGCAAACGATGGTATACATTTCACACAAAAGGGATCTGAATTAATGTCAAAGCTTTTATTAAAATATTTAATTTTGAAAGAAAGAAATGAAAAACATTAA